A window from Henckelia pumila isolate YLH828 unplaced genomic scaffold, ASM3356847v2 CTG_466, whole genome shotgun sequence encodes these proteins:
- the LOC140872526 gene encoding RNA-binding KH domain-containing protein RCF3 isoform X1 has translation MERSRSKRYYYDQDYESDTLHSRSKPRYGNNSHGGGGGGHHYAPSYPRRSSVGGGGGGGGRKMQDPSLMVTTSYRILCHDVKAGGVIGKSGSIIKAIRQHTGAWINVHELIPGDEERIIEISDTRRRDPDGRLPNFSPAQEALVLIHERILETEMGGYGGFGEDANEEYGNRGGGNGGKMVTRLVVSRIHVGCLLGKGGKIIEQMRIETKTHIRVLPRDHTLPRCVAMSEEIVQVVGEMNAVKNAIAIISSRLRESQHRDRSNFSNRLHSPERFGAADDDFHLNGAMARRSSAEGTSFGPRYSAGSKGNYYSSRSPGYAIESGPGPLPDNAPSYSGDEIVFRILCPIEKVEYVVGESDGIMELLQNEIGVSVDVADPIAGSDEHIITILSDEGPDDELFPAQEALLHIQTRIVDIAPEKENIVTTRLLLQSDEIGCLKDGSLLEKGKMGGANVEILPRGKLPSAVLGSNEIIQIVGEIKAAREALIEVTSRVRSYIYREFLDKGVPAPTVSISSHMEGTAEPESASSDNTTTSIETPHSGNGTVVSNHQSTSTSGSVQKIKDIGTLKPNEAVHREDTPSILSRISVPLVTRSTLEVVLPPHTAAKLVTKSKKLAFISELSGATVKLIENENGADANEKIIQISGTPDQAEKAQSLLQGFILSTEEDGP, from the exons ATGGAGAGATCTAGATCTAAGAGATACTATTATGACCAGGACTATGAATCTGATACCCTACACTCGAGGAGCAAACCGCGCTACGGCAACAATTCACATGGCGGTGGTGGAGGGGGCCATCATTACGCTCCGAGCTACCCTCGCCGTTCGTCGGTTGGGGGTGGCGGTGGAGGCGGAGGGCGCAAAATGCAGGACCCTTCTTTGATGGTCACTACTAGCTACAGAATCCTCTGCCACGACGTTAAGGCCGGGGGTGTGATTGGGAAATCTGGGAGCATAATTAAGGCGATTAGGCAGCACACGGGGGCGTGGATCAATGTTCACGAGCTGATTCCTGGGGATGAAGAGAGGATTATAGAGATTTCCGACACACGGAGGCGGGACCCAGATGGGAGGTTGCCCAACTTCTCGCCTGCTCAGGAGGCATTGGTTTTGATACACGAACGGATCTTGGAGACGGAGATGGGAGGATATGGTGGGTTTGGGGAGGATGCGAATGAAGAATACGGTAACAGGGGAGGCGGTAATGGCGGTAAAATGGTGACGAGGCTGGTGGTGTCACGGATACATGTGGGGTGTCTGTTGGGGAAAGGGGGGAAGATTATTGAGCAAATGAGGATTGAGACCAAGACTCATATTAGGGTTTTACCTAGAGATCACACTTTGCCGCGATGCGTTGCCATGTCCGAAGAGATAGTTCAG GTCGTTGGTGAAATGAATGCTGTGAAAAATGCTATAGCGATAATATCGTCACGCTTGAGAGAGAGTCAGCATCGAGATAGAAGCAATTTTAGTAATCGGCTACATTCGCCAGAACGTTTTGGTGCTGCCGATGATGATTTTCACTTGAACGGTGCTATGGCTAGGAGATCTTCTGCTGAAGGTACAAGTTTTGGACCAAGATACTCTGCTGGTTCCAAGGGTAACTACTATTCCTCACGATCGCCTGGATATGCCATCGAGTCTGGACCTGGTCCTTTACCTGACAATGCTCCATCTTACTCTGGTGATGAAATTGTGTTTCGAATACTTTGCCCTATCGAAAAAGTTGAATATGTTGTTGGAGAATCAGATGGGATCATGGAGTTGCTTCAAAATGAAATAGGTGTCAGTGTTGATGTTGCTGATCCAATTGCTGGTTCAGATGAGCATATaattactatattatctgaTGAG GGTCCTGATGATGAGCTGTTTCCTGCTCAAGAAGCCTTGTTGCATATCCAAACCCGCATAGTTGATATTGCCCCAGAAAAAGAGAATATTGTTACCACTCGATTACTTTTACAATCAGATGAAATTGGATGCTTAAAAGATGGCTCATTACTTGAGAAGGGAAAAATGGGTGGTGCGAATGTGGAGATCTTACCGAGAGGAAAACTTCCCAGTGCTGTGTTGGGGAGCAATGAGATTATCCAG ATAGTTGGGGAGATCAAAGCAGCTCGAGAGGCTCTAATCGAGGTAACATCAAGGGTTCGGAGTTACATATACAGGGAATTTCTTGACAAGGGTGTGCCAGCCCCAACTGTTTCCATATCTAGTCATATGGAAGGTACTGCCGAGCCAGAATCAGCATCCAGCGACAATACTACAACATCTATTGAAACCCCCCATTCTGGAAATGGTACCGTTGTTTCAAATCATCAGAGCACATCAACCTCGGGTTCAGTGCAGAAAATAAAA GACATTGGAACATTGAAGCCCAATGAAGCTGTCCATCGTGAAGATACTCCCAGTATTTTGAGCAG AATTTCGGTACCGCTTGTCACCAGAAGCACACTGGAAGTTGTATTACCACCCCATACGGCAGCTAAACTTGTTACAAAATCCAAAAAACTGGCATTTATAAGTGAG TTATCTGGAGCGACTGTGAAACTGATTGAAAATGAAAACGGAGCAGACGCAAATGAAAAGATCATACAAATATCAGGTACACCAGATCAGGCCGAGAAAGCTCAAAGTTTGCTTCAAGGATTTATTTTGAGCA CCGAGGAGGACGGCCCGTAA
- the LOC140872526 gene encoding RNA-binding KH domain-containing protein RCF3 isoform X2 translates to MERSRSKRYYYDQDYESDTLHSRSKPRYGNNSHGGGGGGHHYAPSYPRRSSVGGGGGGGGRKMQDPSLMVTTSYRILCHDVKAGGVIGKSGSIIKAIRQHTGAWINVHELIPGDEERIIEISDTRRRDPDGRLPNFSPAQEALVLIHERILETEMGGYGGFGEDANEEYGNRGGGNGGKMVTRLVVSRIHVGCLLGKGGKIIEQMRIETKTHIRVLPRDHTLPRCVAMSEEIVQVSIVFSLWTLRVSVPMAGRW, encoded by the exons ATGGAGAGATCTAGATCTAAGAGATACTATTATGACCAGGACTATGAATCTGATACCCTACACTCGAGGAGCAAACCGCGCTACGGCAACAATTCACATGGCGGTGGTGGAGGGGGCCATCATTACGCTCCGAGCTACCCTCGCCGTTCGTCGGTTGGGGGTGGCGGTGGAGGCGGAGGGCGCAAAATGCAGGACCCTTCTTTGATGGTCACTACTAGCTACAGAATCCTCTGCCACGACGTTAAGGCCGGGGGTGTGATTGGGAAATCTGGGAGCATAATTAAGGCGATTAGGCAGCACACGGGGGCGTGGATCAATGTTCACGAGCTGATTCCTGGGGATGAAGAGAGGATTATAGAGATTTCCGACACACGGAGGCGGGACCCAGATGGGAGGTTGCCCAACTTCTCGCCTGCTCAGGAGGCATTGGTTTTGATACACGAACGGATCTTGGAGACGGAGATGGGAGGATATGGTGGGTTTGGGGAGGATGCGAATGAAGAATACGGTAACAGGGGAGGCGGTAATGGCGGTAAAATGGTGACGAGGCTGGTGGTGTCACGGATACATGTGGGGTGTCTGTTGGGGAAAGGGGGGAAGATTATTGAGCAAATGAGGATTGAGACCAAGACTCATATTAGGGTTTTACCTAGAGATCACACTTTGCCGCGATGCGTTGCCATGTCCGAAGAGATAGTTCAGGTTTCCATTGTATTTTCTCTCTGGACTCTGCGTGTATCTGTCCCCATGGCTG GTCGTTGGTGA